The following coding sequences lie in one Cannabis sativa cultivar Pink pepper isolate KNU-18-1 chromosome 5, ASM2916894v1, whole genome shotgun sequence genomic window:
- the LOC115717704 gene encoding uncharacterized protein LOC115717704 — protein sequence MPHLILNLVLKNLKGKYSCLAELLSLSGFSWDNEHSLLLCEKSAFDEYVKKRKDASGLYGKPFPYYNKLAEIYGRDRATGTNAGNADDDEEEIHQNDATGVEFGVDDNIDGGEDDEEIDEFDGVSHTQQPINMRRRSTESTTSNQQRGKNKKTKVMDEISTNIGALADSISNIVPKFQGLIDAISDKDVAEMQTNLFTEISKINGLTPM from the exons ATGCCTCACCTCATATTGAATCtcgtattaaaaaatttaaagggGAAGTATTCTTGCTTGGCAGAATTATTATCTTTAAGTGGTTTTAGTTGGGACAATGAACATTCTTTATTATTGTGTGAGAAAAGTGCATTTGATGAGTATGTGAAG AAACGAAAAGATGCAAGTGGATTATATGGGAAACCATTTCCTTATTACAACAAGCTAGCAGAAATATATGGACGAGATCGAGCTACTGGGACAAATGCTGGTAAtgctgatgatgatgaagaagaaataCACCAAAATGATGCAACTGGTGTAGAATTTGGAGTTGATGATAATATAGATGGCGGTGAGGATGATGAAGAAATAGATGAATTTGATGGTGTCTCACATACTCAACAACCAATTAATATGCGTCGTAGATCTACTGAGAGTACTACTAGTAACCAACAACGTGGtaagaataaaaaaactaaGGTTATGGATGAAATTTCTACAAATATTGGTGCATTAGCAGATTCTATATCTAATATTGTCCCGAAGTTTCAAGGATTAATTGATGCAATATCTGATAAGGATGTAGCTGAGATGCAAACCAATTTATTCACAGAAATAAGCAAGATTAATGGCCTAACTCCAATGTAG
- the LOC133029093 gene encoding protein ALP1-like, translating into MRVYKQLENLHDLVYASDVNCVSQLRMDRQTFQRLCHILSTRGNLRKTRNVSIEEMVAMFLYILAHHHKNRVVGFSFKRSGKTISKYFHECLKAMIRCQKEFWRTPEPILATSIDPRWKWFKNCLGALDGTYIRVRVPEADKPRYRTRKGEIATNVLGVCSQDMQFIYVLPGWEGSAHDGRVLRDALARRNGLRVPNGYYYLVDAGYTNGQGFLAPFRGTRYHLNDWNDGHLPNTAEEFFNMKHSSARNVIERCFGLLKMRWAILRSPSFYDMNTQRRIISVCCMLHNFIRREMSIDPVENEMNSVQRNHPTTDNNYINSIESSDLWTTWRQNLAEEMWNTWQGTR; encoded by the exons ATGAGAGTCTACAAACAGTTAGAAAACTTACATGATTTAGTGTATGCAAGTGATGTCAATTGTGTTTCACAATTAAGAATGGATAGACAAACATTTCAAAGGTTATGTCACATACTCAGTACTAGGGGAAATTTAAGAAAGACACGAAATGTCTCTATCGAAGAGATGGTAGCAATGTTCCTATATATTTTAGCACACCACCATAAGAACCGAGTTGTTGGTTTTAGTTTCAAAAGATCAGGAAAAACCATAAGCAAATACTTTCATGAGTGTTTAAAAGCAATGATTCGCTGCCAAAAAGAATTTTGGAGAACACCTGAGCCAATATTAGCGACCTCAATTGATCCAAGGTGGAAGTGGTTTAAG AATTGTCTGGGAGCATTAGATGGAACATATATAAGAGTGCGTGTACCTGAAGCTGACAAACCAAGGTATAGAACAAGAAAAGGAGAGATTGCAACTAACGTTTTAGGAGTTTGTTCACAAGACATgcaatttatatatgttctacCAGGCTGGGAAGGTTCAGCACACGATGGGCGTGTATTAAGAGATGCTTTAGCTAGGAGAAATGGTTTGAGAGTCCCTAATG gttattattatttagttgaTGCTGGATATACCAATGGTCAAGGTTTTCTTGCACCTTTTAGAGGAACACGATATCATCTTAATGATTGGAATGATGGACACCTTCCAAACACAGCAGAAGAGTTCTTTAATATGAAGCACTCAAGTGCTAGGAATGTTATTGAGCGTTGTTTTGGATTGTTGAAAATGCGATGGGCTATTCTCAGAAGTCCATCTTTTTATGACATGAATACACAACGGCGTATAATATCTGTTTGTTGCATGCtacataattttattagaaGAGAAATGAGCATAGATCCAGTAGAAAATGAGATGAATAGTGTACAAAGAAATCACCCCACAAcagataataattatattaatagtaTCGAGTCTTCAGATTTATGGACTACTTGGAGACAAAATTTGGCAGAAGAAATGTGGAATACATGGCAGGGAACTAGATGA